One window of Methylococcus sp. EFPC2 genomic DNA carries:
- the rlmH gene encoding 23S rRNA (pseudouridine(1915)-N(3))-methyltransferase RlmH, with translation MQIQLIAVGQRMPDWVSEGYGEYAKRLPRECELRLKEIAPGQRGKNADIARAMADEGQKMLAAIPAGDRVVALDLSGREWSTEQLAHSLTRWLGDGRNVSLLVGGPDGLAAECLALADERWKLSALTLPHPLVRILVAEQIYRAWSILQHHPYHR, from the coding sequence ATGCAGATTCAATTGATCGCCGTGGGTCAGCGCATGCCCGATTGGGTGAGCGAGGGCTACGGGGAATATGCCAAGCGCCTGCCGCGCGAATGCGAGTTGCGGCTCAAGGAAATCGCACCCGGCCAGCGCGGCAAGAATGCCGATATCGCCCGGGCGATGGCCGACGAGGGGCAGAAGATGCTGGCCGCGATACCGGCCGGCGACCGCGTGGTGGCCCTGGATTTGAGCGGACGGGAATGGTCCACGGAGCAGCTCGCCCACAGCTTGACCCGCTGGCTGGGCGACGGGCGCAATGTCTCCCTGCTGGTTGGAGGACCGGACGGCCTAGCCGCCGAATGCCTGGCTCTGGCCGACGAGCGCTGGAAACTGTCGGCCTTGACCCTGCCGCATCCTTTGGTGCGCATACTCGTGGCCGAGCAAATCTATCGGGCCTGGAGTATCCTGCAGCATCATCCCTATCATCGTTAG
- a CDS encoding GNAT family N-acetyltransferase, producing the protein MSLTFRKAVADEAESVAALINSAYRGERSRLGWTTEAHLLDGLRTDTADIRQLIARRDSIILLCEHAEAIIGSVHIEKAGGDANLGMFVVDPTRQGQGVGKHLLSRAEETARTEWQVDKIVLHVITLRHELIAFYGRRGYRRTGVLHEFPVNPALWTLKVDGLALEVLEKRVGLGVRPEP; encoded by the coding sequence ATGTCGCTGACCTTCCGCAAAGCCGTTGCCGACGAGGCCGAAAGCGTCGCCGCGCTGATTAACTCCGCCTACCGCGGCGAACGAAGCCGCCTGGGTTGGACGACCGAAGCCCATTTGCTGGACGGGCTGCGGACGGATACCGCAGATATTCGGCAACTGATCGCCCGCCGGGATTCCATCATCCTGCTTTGTGAACACGCGGAGGCGATCATCGGCTCCGTGCATATCGAAAAAGCCGGCGGCGACGCCAACCTGGGCATGTTCGTGGTCGATCCGACCCGTCAGGGGCAAGGGGTCGGCAAGCATCTGCTGTCTCGCGCGGAAGAAACCGCCCGGACGGAATGGCAGGTCGACAAGATCGTCCTGCATGTCATCACGCTGCGCCACGAACTGATTGCGTTTTACGGCCGCCGTGGCTATCGCCGTACCGGCGTGCTGCATGAGTTTCCGGTCAATCCGGCACTGTGGACACTCAAGGTCGATGGGTTGGCGCTCGAGGTGCTGGAAAAACGTGTGGGACTCGGCGTTCGGCCTGAACCCTAG
- a CDS encoding phosphoribosylanthranilate isomerase, whose protein sequence is MRTRVKICGFTRPDDALAAVRLGADAIGLVFYPPSPRNVGVEQARAIVASLPPFVTVVGLFVDASQEYLYEVTQQVRIDLLQFHGDERPEACAGGGRPYIKAIRMRHDTDLLRVAEDYSDAAGLLLDADNKDAKGGTGTSFDWAWVPSVCPLPIILAGGLRPDNVAAALMQVNPYAVDVSSGVEATKGVKDGDKMAEFLREVQRFDHAKLN, encoded by the coding sequence ATGCGAACTCGCGTTAAAATCTGCGGCTTCACTCGTCCCGATGACGCACTGGCGGCCGTGCGCCTTGGGGCCGACGCGATTGGTTTGGTTTTTTACCCCCCCAGTCCTCGTAATGTCGGAGTCGAGCAGGCAAGGGCGATCGTCGCGAGCTTGCCCCCCTTTGTTACGGTGGTAGGGCTTTTTGTGGACGCGAGCCAAGAATACCTCTATGAGGTGACTCAGCAGGTCCGTATCGACCTATTGCAGTTCCATGGTGACGAACGCCCTGAGGCATGTGCCGGCGGCGGCCGGCCCTACATCAAGGCCATACGCATGCGTCACGATACGGATTTGCTGCGTGTGGCGGAGGATTACTCTGACGCTGCCGGCTTGTTGCTGGACGCAGACAACAAGGACGCCAAAGGCGGCACGGGGACGAGCTTCGATTGGGCGTGGGTGCCGTCGGTTTGCCCCTTGCCGATCATCCTGGCAGGCGGATTACGTCCAGACAATGTCGCGGCGGCCCTTATGCAGGTAAACCCTTATGCGGTAGACGTGAGCAGCGGCGTGGAAGCGACGAAGGGCGTCAAGGATGGCGACAAAATGGCGGAATTTCTGAGAGAGGTCCAAAGGTTTGACCATGCAAAACTCAACTGA
- a CDS encoding carbon-nitrogen hydrolase family protein, with product MTKTVCAAVQMASSPNVGANLIEAGRLVAKAAEQKAGLVVLPENFAIMGMSETDKLSVAEPDGAGPIQEFLSKTAEKHKVWLVGGTIPVQAGAGKVRATTLVFNSRGERVGRYDKIHLFDVDVPGSNEQYRESNTIEPGEQALVVDTPFGRLGVAICYDLRFPELFRQLADHGMDILAVPAAFTARTGAAHWDILVRARAVENLCYTIASNQGGFHVNGRETYGHSMIVDPWGKVLASQPSGSGVVVAEVDSEQLTKVRITFPALHHRRLYCR from the coding sequence ATGACGAAAACGGTGTGCGCGGCGGTCCAGATGGCGTCCAGCCCCAACGTAGGCGCCAATCTGATCGAAGCTGGCCGGCTGGTGGCAAAGGCCGCCGAGCAAAAAGCCGGCTTAGTGGTCCTGCCTGAAAATTTCGCCATCATGGGGATGAGCGAAACCGACAAGCTGTCGGTCGCCGAGCCGGATGGCGCGGGGCCGATACAGGAATTTTTGAGCAAGACGGCTGAGAAGCACAAGGTCTGGCTGGTGGGCGGGACGATACCCGTGCAGGCCGGGGCGGGCAAGGTCAGGGCGACCACCCTCGTGTTCAACTCGCGTGGCGAACGGGTCGGCCGTTACGACAAGATTCATTTGTTCGATGTCGACGTACCCGGCAGCAACGAACAATACCGCGAATCCAACACGATCGAGCCAGGCGAACAGGCTTTGGTGGTCGATACGCCGTTCGGCCGCTTGGGCGTGGCCATATGTTACGACCTGCGTTTCCCTGAACTGTTTCGCCAACTGGCGGATCATGGCATGGACATACTGGCGGTCCCGGCCGCGTTCACCGCGCGTACCGGCGCGGCGCACTGGGATATCCTGGTCCGCGCGCGAGCCGTGGAGAACCTCTGCTACACCATAGCCAGTAATCAGGGTGGGTTTCACGTAAACGGCCGGGAAACCTATGGTCACAGCATGATCGTCGATCCCTGGGGTAAGGTTTTGGCGTCCCAGCCCAGCGGTTCCGGCGTCGTGGTGGCCGAAGTCGATTCGGAGCAACTGACGAAGGTTAGAATCACTTTTCCGGCGCTCCACCATCGCCGATTGTATTGCCGATGA
- a CDS encoding nucleoside triphosphate pyrophosphatase: MSGPQLILASASPRRRELLAQIGVKFDVFPLALAEVPEAGESPEAYVRRVAREKAEAGWSASGATRPVLGADTEVVLDGEIFGKPRDLEHGVWMLKRLSGRAHRVLSAVSLCTDGGHSQVLSVSEVSFRDIAEAEVRAYWASGEPRDKAGAYAIQGLGAIFVRHLSGSYSGVMGLPLYETAGLLSQSGIPILTPDSA, encoded by the coding sequence ATGAGCGGCCCTCAACTCATCCTCGCATCCGCCTCGCCCCGCCGGCGCGAATTGCTCGCACAGATCGGCGTGAAATTCGACGTCTTTCCGCTAGCGCTGGCCGAGGTCCCGGAAGCCGGCGAATCGCCTGAGGCCTATGTCCGTCGGGTGGCACGGGAAAAGGCCGAGGCGGGCTGGTCGGCGAGCGGTGCCACGCGGCCGGTGCTCGGCGCCGATACCGAAGTGGTGCTGGACGGCGAGATTTTCGGCAAGCCGCGCGATCTCGAGCACGGCGTGTGGATGCTGAAGCGATTGTCCGGGCGCGCGCACCGCGTGCTGAGCGCCGTGTCCTTATGCACGGACGGCGGGCACAGCCAGGTGCTCAGCGTCAGCGAAGTGAGCTTCCGCGATATCGCGGAAGCTGAAGTCCGCGCCTACTGGGCCAGCGGCGAGCCGCGAGATAAAGCCGGAGCCTACGCCATCCAGGGTCTGGGCGCGATTTTCGTACGCCACTTGAGCGGCAGTTATTCCGGCGTGATGGGTTTGCCCTTGTACGAAACCGCCGGCTTGTTGAGCCAGTCCGGCATTCCCATTCTGACCCCGGATTCCGCATGA
- the rng gene encoding ribonuclease G — translation MSDEILINVTPPETRVAVVENGVLQDVMIERARSRGLVGNIYKGRVCRVLPGMQAVFVDVGLERAAFLHVSDLNAAEREKAVDNQIELVFREGQDLVVQVVKDPIGAKGARLTTEVSVPSVYQVYMPYAKVSGVSQRIECDAERARLRACVEGFQRDHNTGGFIVRTAAEGVDEAALRADMLFLQKLWNSIAQRIKTVKVKTLLHEDLPLAMRVLRDLHCSKVEKIRVDSRETYSRLLKFGKEFVTETVPLIEHYSGERPLFDLYGVEEEIQRALERKVALKSGGYLIFDQTEAMTTVDVNTGAFVGGRNLEETIFKTNLEAAQTIARQLRLRNLGGIIIIDFIDMQDEDHKQQVLQALSKSLEKDHAKNSISEVSALGLVEMTRKRTRESLEHVLCEPCPTCSGRGMLKTAETVCLEIFREIIREVRQYNVQELLVLASNEVVERLLDEEADMLSELETFLNVTVKFRAEAQYNQEQYDVVLL, via the coding sequence ATGAGCGACGAAATTCTGATCAATGTCACGCCGCCGGAGACCCGCGTCGCGGTGGTCGAAAACGGCGTCCTGCAGGACGTGATGATAGAGCGGGCGCGCAGCCGCGGGCTGGTGGGCAATATCTACAAGGGCCGGGTGTGCCGGGTCTTGCCAGGCATGCAGGCGGTGTTCGTGGACGTGGGGCTGGAGCGGGCGGCCTTTCTGCACGTGTCCGATCTCAACGCGGCGGAGCGCGAGAAAGCGGTCGACAATCAGATCGAGCTGGTGTTCCGGGAAGGGCAGGACCTGGTGGTCCAAGTGGTCAAGGATCCCATCGGCGCCAAGGGCGCGCGTTTGACCACGGAAGTCTCGGTGCCGTCCGTATATCAAGTCTACATGCCTTACGCCAAGGTCAGCGGCGTTTCGCAACGCATCGAGTGCGACGCGGAGCGCGCGCGCCTTAGGGCCTGCGTGGAAGGTTTCCAGCGCGACCACAATACCGGCGGCTTCATCGTGCGCACCGCCGCGGAAGGCGTCGACGAGGCTGCCCTGCGCGCCGACATGCTGTTCCTGCAGAAGCTGTGGAATTCCATCGCCCAACGCATCAAGACCGTCAAGGTCAAGACCCTGCTGCACGAGGATTTGCCCTTGGCGATGAGGGTGCTGCGCGATCTGCACTGCAGCAAGGTGGAAAAGATCCGCGTCGATTCGCGCGAGACCTATTCCCGTCTGCTCAAGTTCGGCAAGGAGTTCGTGACGGAAACGGTGCCGCTGATCGAACATTATTCCGGCGAACGGCCGCTGTTCGATCTCTATGGTGTCGAAGAGGAGATCCAGCGCGCCCTGGAGCGCAAGGTGGCGCTCAAATCGGGCGGCTACCTGATCTTCGACCAGACCGAGGCCATGACCACGGTGGACGTCAACACCGGTGCCTTCGTCGGCGGCCGCAACCTGGAAGAGACCATCTTCAAGACCAATCTGGAAGCGGCGCAGACCATTGCCCGGCAGCTCAGGCTGCGCAATCTGGGCGGCATCATCATCATCGATTTCATCGACATGCAGGACGAGGACCACAAGCAGCAGGTGCTGCAGGCCTTGTCCAAGAGCCTGGAAAAGGATCACGCGAAGAACAGCATCAGCGAGGTCTCGGCGCTGGGCCTGGTGGAGATGACCCGCAAACGCACGCGCGAGAGCCTGGAACATGTGTTGTGCGAGCCCTGCCCGACCTGCAGCGGACGCGGTATGCTGAAAACGGCCGAAACCGTGTGTCTGGAGATATTCCGCGAAATCATCCGCGAAGTCCGTCAGTACAACGTGCAGGAGCTGCTGGTGCTCGCCTCCAACGAGGTGGTCGAGCGCTTGCTGGACGAGGAGGCCGACATGCTGTCCGAGCTGGAAACCTTCCTGAACGTCACCGTCAAATTCCGCGCCGAGGCGCAGTACAACCAGGAGCAATACGATGTGGTCTTGCTCTGA
- the tldD gene encoding metalloprotease TldD: MTNLSLTIARQTILEPAGLVSSDLDKAMGQLLGSKIDAADIYLQHSRYESWGLEDGIVKEASHSIEQGVGVRAVAGEKTGFAYSDEIALPALLEAAKSARAIAHGGQNERIALSNAARAPALYSPIDPLQSLPEEEKIDLLRRLDEVARKIDPRVEQVMVSLVGAHDVVMVVDQDGVMHGDVRPLVRLNVSVIVQQNGRREQGSHGGGARKDYRYFLEDGRAESYAREAVRQALINLDAVDAPAGSMTVVLGSGWPGVMLHEAVGHGLEGDFNRKGTSAFSGRIGERVASPLCTVVDDGSIPERRGSLNIDDEGTPTQSTVLIEKGILKGYMQDKLNARLMNVKPTGNGRRESYAHLPMPRMTNTFMLAGEHDPDEIIASVKTGLYARNFGGGQVDITSGKFVFSTSEAYLIENGKITRPVKGATLIGNGPDVMNRVSMVGNDLALDSGVGSCGKEGQSVPVGVGQPTLRIDGITVGGTAV, translated from the coding sequence ATGACCAACCTATCCTTGACCATTGCACGGCAAACCATACTCGAACCGGCCGGCCTGGTCTCTTCCGATCTCGACAAGGCCATGGGTCAGTTGCTGGGATCGAAAATCGACGCCGCCGACATCTATCTGCAGCACAGCCGTTATGAGTCCTGGGGTCTGGAGGATGGCATCGTCAAGGAAGCGAGTCACAGCATAGAACAGGGCGTCGGAGTGCGGGCGGTGGCGGGAGAAAAAACCGGCTTTGCCTATAGCGACGAAATCGCCCTGCCTGCGCTGTTGGAGGCGGCCAAAAGCGCGCGAGCCATCGCTCACGGCGGACAAAATGAACGCATAGCGCTCAGCAACGCGGCGCGAGCGCCTGCCTTATATAGTCCCATCGATCCTCTGCAGTCTCTGCCCGAAGAGGAAAAAATCGATCTGTTGCGCCGACTCGACGAAGTGGCGCGGAAAATCGATCCGAGGGTGGAGCAGGTAATGGTCAGCCTCGTGGGCGCTCATGACGTAGTCATGGTCGTGGATCAGGATGGTGTAATGCACGGCGACGTCCGCCCGCTCGTCAGGCTTAATGTCAGCGTCATCGTGCAGCAGAACGGACGGCGCGAGCAGGGCAGTCATGGCGGTGGGGCACGCAAGGACTATCGCTATTTTCTGGAGGACGGTCGGGCGGAAAGTTATGCCCGCGAGGCGGTAAGGCAGGCATTGATAAATCTGGATGCGGTCGATGCGCCAGCCGGCAGCATGACGGTTGTGCTCGGATCGGGTTGGCCCGGCGTCATGTTGCATGAGGCGGTCGGCCATGGTCTGGAGGGCGATTTCAACCGTAAGGGGACATCCGCGTTCAGCGGACGCATCGGCGAGCGCGTGGCTTCTCCGTTATGCACCGTGGTGGATGACGGGTCGATTCCTGAACGACGCGGTTCGCTTAATATCGATGACGAAGGTACGCCCACTCAATCCACCGTACTCATCGAAAAGGGCATACTCAAGGGCTATATGCAGGACAAGTTGAACGCCCGCCTGATGAACGTCAAACCTACGGGTAACGGACGTCGGGAGTCGTATGCCCACTTGCCGATGCCGCGCATGACGAACACATTTATGCTGGCGGGAGAACACGATCCCGACGAAATCATCGCTTCCGTGAAGACGGGGCTTTATGCGCGCAATTTCGGCGGCGGTCAGGTCGACATCACATCCGGCAAGTTCGTTTTCTCGACGAGCGAGGCTTATCTGATCGAAAATGGAAAAATCACTCGGCCCGTTAAGGGCGCAACCCTGATCGGCAACGGTCCGGACGTGATGAATCGGGTCAGCATGGTCGGCAATGATCTGGCTTTGGATAGCGGCGTGGGGAGTTGCGGCAAGGAGGGCCAAAGCGTGCCAGTGGGCGTAGGTCAGCCCACTTTGCGTATCGATGGCATCACGGTAGGTGGTACGGCCGTTTGA
- a CDS encoding sulfite exporter TauE/SafE family protein — MHEPLILLGTLAFFAGLIDSAVGGGGLIQIPALFTTLPDAPPATLFGTNKFASICGTATAARSYIRRVRLPWPLVLPAAVSAFVLSFAGAAAVSFVPGAAMKPVVLVLLIVMAVYTLWRKNFGRLHKPKAIGRRERRQAAAIGGAIGFYDGLFGPGTGSFLIFLFIRFFAFDFLHASAAAKFVNFATNLAALCFFVPSGNLLPGYAVAMAACNIAGSLVGTRLALRGGAGLVRWLFLILLGALIGKFACDLILMR; from the coding sequence ATGCACGAACCGCTCATACTGCTCGGCACCCTGGCTTTTTTCGCCGGCCTGATCGACTCCGCCGTCGGCGGCGGTGGGCTGATACAGATACCGGCCTTGTTCACCACCCTGCCCGACGCTCCACCCGCCACCCTGTTCGGCACCAACAAGTTCGCCAGCATCTGCGGAACGGCCACTGCGGCACGCAGCTATATCCGCCGGGTGCGACTGCCCTGGCCGCTGGTTTTGCCAGCGGCTGTGTCGGCTTTCGTCCTGTCGTTCGCCGGCGCGGCCGCGGTCAGTTTCGTGCCGGGTGCCGCGATGAAACCCGTCGTCCTGGTCCTGCTCATCGTGATGGCGGTTTATACCTTGTGGCGCAAGAATTTCGGCCGTTTGCACAAGCCCAAGGCCATCGGCAGACGCGAACGCCGGCAGGCGGCCGCAATCGGCGGGGCCATCGGCTTTTACGACGGCCTGTTCGGGCCGGGCACCGGGAGTTTTCTGATCTTCCTGTTCATCCGCTTCTTCGCCTTCGACTTCCTGCATGCTTCGGCGGCGGCCAAGTTCGTCAACTTCGCCACCAATCTCGCGGCGCTTTGCTTTTTCGTGCCCTCGGGGAACCTTCTGCCCGGCTACGCCGTCGCGATGGCGGCGTGCAACATCGCCGGCAGCCTGGTCGGAACGCGGCTGGCGCTGCGAGGGGGGGCAGGATTGGTCAGGTGGCTGTTCCTGATCTTGCTCGGCGCGCTGATCGGCAAATTCGCCTGCGACCTGATCCTGATGCGCTAA
- a CDS encoding YhdP family protein gives MTRYVLLSLLVASALALSVIRFWLIPQAAAYRVTLASEIAKQLGAPVEIGTLAADMRGFEPVIVLKGFSLLDPTSGGPALSFERLCVRLDLPRTVLSGRPVWRSLSLEGARVVVRRDAEGRFGLLGVAGSGGRPAWLMALGQIELRDIELGWRDERTGDATRWLGRADFMLENEDGRHGVNITLDLPVDLGGRVVLAGEWQGLPERLDELDGRFYVAAQGLRPGAIEVPVDFPWRVRGGSVDFALWGEVRDGQPSQIAGRLTALKAALAHHAAEPAEEHSLVLNRLQGDFLWQATKSGWQADFKGVRLALFDQPVAPVDLALAYESTGTGSEPVLRAAATRVSLDDLRVLLDALPLLNEESRARVRALALQGELSDVRLAYTSRTEWALCTRFDQFGAKALDGLPGGRGLSGSLCGNDRHGRLRLALRDSELGFRTLWPKDLHLSTLDGELGWRQDDEAWSLNGEVSKASAPGLNLAGRFLLVLPKDGNRSPFLSVRAGLRDVHAAAIRDYLPVAVMPRLSANWLTEAFEAGRVPRADFLFHGYLRDFPFANGEGVLQAQVQAEGMELDFNPEWPHLYDVHGLIAFRSRGMVIEADAGRIGDAQIRSAHAEVGDLVREDWLAITGEVETTVPQAMQFLSRTPLRRIPEHLLKAANPAGTTAISLNLQVPISEGMSEVRVDGRARLTDAALELPALGLTLSHIQGDLGFRNEGLAAQGIRAQMLDEPVDITVEQSPGDILIGANGRVGIKSLTKTFPALGGRRIAGQAAYRLELAIPETMDASSRPFRMHLASDLNGLSLELPAPLGKIERSKRDFQLDLLFQQAGRSSLQVAYGSELKARFALADTAQGLQVTGGELAVGAPLSPPGGTTGLRLHFDLPELNLAAWATALDGGQTDKTAAFPLAPDVVDISIDRCTWDEKELGHLDLRGSRSDDTWRGTLDTLYGKGRFELNVPEFSPPKLTLDLDTLKWPKLAQPIAPDDGGDVDPSRLPALKLRSKQTLWQGSALGVLDLEAERWTQGLNIRHLTLGSSNHQLKLKGRWMKAETGPETSLDGSLDVKDMGRFVEELGYGREIRDTESHLRFNLNWPGGPQRFSAARVAGHIDMKLGKGGLLQVEPGLGRVIGMLNLSTLSRRLRLDFSDMFGKGLAYDSVAGRFTLGGGQARTESFLIEAAAANIFVSGRAGLVDKDLDMQIAVVPHTSVALPIAGTLAGGPAVGAAVLLAQRLVGDEVDAITASHYEVSGPWNSPRVTNESGYMPMDMINRAWSGLKELSGFESQEGELQP, from the coding sequence GTGACGCGCTACGTATTGCTGAGTCTGCTGGTGGCCAGTGCCCTGGCGCTCAGTGTCATTCGTTTCTGGCTCATCCCTCAGGCGGCCGCTTACCGGGTGACTCTGGCGAGCGAAATCGCCAAACAGCTCGGCGCGCCGGTGGAAATCGGAACCCTGGCCGCCGACATGAGGGGCTTCGAGCCGGTGATCGTGCTGAAAGGCTTCAGCCTGCTTGATCCGACTTCCGGAGGACCGGCGCTGTCATTCGAGCGCTTGTGCGTGCGCCTCGATTTGCCTCGTACCGTGTTGAGCGGTCGGCCGGTCTGGCGCAGCTTGAGCCTGGAAGGCGCGCGTGTGGTGGTGCGGCGGGATGCCGAAGGTCGATTCGGCCTGCTCGGGGTGGCAGGAAGCGGGGGGCGGCCCGCTTGGCTGATGGCTCTCGGGCAGATCGAACTGCGGGATATCGAGCTGGGCTGGCGTGACGAACGAACCGGCGACGCCACACGATGGTTGGGGCGCGCCGATTTTATGTTGGAGAACGAAGACGGCCGTCATGGGGTGAATATCACCCTGGATTTGCCGGTAGATCTGGGCGGCAGGGTGGTTCTGGCGGGCGAGTGGCAGGGACTGCCCGAGCGGCTGGATGAATTGGATGGCCGGTTTTATGTGGCTGCCCAGGGCTTGCGTCCGGGGGCTATCGAGGTACCGGTCGATTTCCCATGGCGGGTACGAGGGGGCAGTGTCGATTTCGCCTTGTGGGGCGAGGTGCGGGACGGCCAGCCGAGCCAGATCGCGGGCCGGCTGACTGCGCTCAAGGCGGCCTTGGCTCATCATGCCGCCGAACCAGCGGAGGAACACAGCCTGGTCCTGAACCGGCTGCAAGGCGATTTTCTGTGGCAGGCGACGAAGAGCGGTTGGCAAGCGGACTTCAAGGGCGTGCGGCTGGCCTTGTTCGACCAGCCGGTCGCCCCGGTCGATCTGGCCCTGGCCTACGAGTCGACCGGAACCGGAAGCGAGCCGGTGCTGCGCGCGGCAGCGACGCGAGTGTCCCTCGACGACTTGCGCGTGCTGCTGGATGCCTTGCCGCTGCTGAATGAGGAAAGCCGCGCGCGTGTGAGGGCGCTCGCCCTTCAAGGCGAACTCAGCGATGTCCGGCTGGCCTATACCAGCCGGACGGAGTGGGCCTTATGTACGCGTTTTGACCAGTTCGGTGCGAAGGCACTCGACGGTTTGCCGGGCGGCCGCGGTCTGAGCGGCTCTCTCTGCGGCAACGATAGGCACGGTCGGCTTCGGCTGGCGTTGCGCGACAGCGAGCTGGGTTTTAGAACCCTATGGCCCAAAGACTTGCACCTATCCACCCTGGACGGCGAACTGGGTTGGCGCCAGGACGACGAAGCATGGTCGCTGAACGGCGAGGTGTCGAAAGCGAGCGCGCCGGGACTGAATCTGGCCGGGCGTTTTCTGCTGGTATTGCCCAAGGACGGGAACCGTTCGCCCTTCCTGAGCGTGCGAGCCGGTTTGCGCGACGTGCATGCCGCGGCGATCCGCGACTATCTGCCCGTGGCCGTCATGCCGCGCCTGTCGGCAAATTGGTTGACCGAGGCTTTCGAGGCCGGGCGGGTTCCGCGCGCTGACTTCCTGTTCCACGGGTATTTGCGCGACTTCCCCTTCGCCAACGGTGAGGGTGTGCTCCAGGCCCAGGTACAAGCCGAGGGCATGGAGCTGGATTTCAATCCCGAGTGGCCGCATCTCTACGACGTACATGGCCTGATCGCGTTCCGCAGTCGGGGCATGGTGATCGAAGCCGACGCCGGCCGCATCGGCGATGCGCAGATACGCTCGGCGCATGCGGAAGTGGGCGATCTGGTCCGTGAAGACTGGCTGGCGATCACCGGCGAGGTGGAAACCACCGTTCCCCAGGCCATGCAATTCCTGAGCAGGACTCCGTTGCGGCGCATTCCCGAGCATTTGCTGAAAGCAGCCAATCCGGCGGGTACGACGGCGATTTCGTTGAATTTGCAGGTGCCCATCAGCGAAGGGATGAGCGAGGTGAGAGTCGACGGCAGGGCGCGCCTGACGGATGCGGCCTTGGAACTACCCGCGCTGGGACTAACGCTTTCCCATATTCAGGGCGATCTGGGATTCCGCAACGAAGGGCTGGCGGCGCAGGGTATCCGGGCGCAGATGCTGGACGAGCCCGTCGATATCACGGTCGAGCAGAGTCCCGGCGACATCCTGATCGGCGCGAACGGCCGGGTTGGAATCAAATCCTTGACCAAAACCTTCCCGGCACTCGGCGGACGGCGCATCGCCGGGCAGGCGGCTTATCGCCTCGAACTGGCCATTCCGGAAACCATGGATGCCAGCAGCCGCCCGTTCCGCATGCATCTGGCTTCCGACTTGAACGGCCTGAGCCTGGAACTGCCGGCCCCCTTGGGCAAGATCGAGCGCTCGAAACGGGATTTTCAGTTGGATTTGCTGTTTCAGCAGGCCGGACGGTCGTCCCTGCAGGTGGCTTATGGCTCCGAACTCAAGGCGCGATTCGCGCTGGCAGATACGGCGCAAGGCCTGCAGGTAACGGGGGGGGAGCTTGCCGTGGGGGCGCCCTTGTCGCCACCTGGCGGCACGACGGGCTTACGCCTCCATTTCGATCTCCCCGAGCTTAACCTGGCGGCCTGGGCTACGGCACTGGACGGCGGCCAGACCGACAAAACGGCAGCGTTTCCGCTCGCGCCGGATGTCGTAGATATTTCCATAGACCGTTGTACGTGGGACGAAAAGGAACTGGGCCACCTTGATCTGCGTGGGAGCCGGTCCGATGACACCTGGCGCGGTACGCTGGACACGCTCTACGGCAAGGGGCGGTTCGAGCTTAATGTGCCGGAGTTCAGTCCGCCCAAATTGACGCTCGACCTCGATACGTTGAAGTGGCCGAAGCTGGCGCAGCCGATCGCGCCTGACGACGGCGGCGACGTCGATCCTTCCCGCTTGCCGGCCCTGAAACTGCGCAGCAAGCAGACGCTTTGGCAGGGCAGTGCGCTCGGAGTTTTGGACCTCGAGGCGGAGCGCTGGACCCAGGGCTTGAATATCCGGCATTTGACGCTGGGCAGCAGCAATCACCAGCTCAAGCTCAAGGGGCGCTGGATGAAGGCCGAGACAGGCCCGGAAACGTCGTTGGACGGGAGTCTGGACGTAAAGGATATGGGGCGCTTCGTCGAGGAACTGGGCTATGGCCGGGAGATACGCGACACCGAATCCCATCTGCGTTTCAACCTGAATTGGCCCGGCGGACCGCAGCGGTTTTCCGCGGCGCGGGTGGCGGGGCATATCGACATGAAACTCGGTAAGGGCGGCTTGCTTCAGGTGGAGCCTGGGCTGGGACGAGTGATCGGCATGTTAAACTTGAGCACTTTGAGCCGCCGCTTACGCCTGGATTTCAGCGACATGTTCGGTAAGGGTCTGGCTTACGACAGCGTGGCAGGGCGGTTTACCCTCGGGGGCGGGCAGGCGCGGACGGAAAGTTTTCTGATCGAGGCCGCAGCAGCCAATATCTTCGTGAGTGGACGCGCCGGCTTGGTCGACAAGGATCTCGACATGCAAATCGCCGTCGTGCCGCACACCTCGGTCGCCTTGCCGATCGCCGGAACCCTGGCCGGTGGACCTGCGGTCGGCGCGGCCGTGTTGCTGGCCCAGCGCCTGGTCGGCGATGAGGTCGATGCCATCACGGCCAGTCATTACGAGGTCTCGGGACCTTGGAACAGCCCCAGGGTGACCAACGAATCCGGGTACATGCCGATGGATATGATCAATCGCGCATGGTCGGGTCTTAAAGAATTGTCCGGTTTTGAATCACAAGAAGGAGAGCTACAACCATGA